The following DNA comes from Bacteroidota bacterium.
CGAAAACAGCCGTCTTAAAGGCAATATTGATAATCAAAAAAGAAGTAACGAAAACTTAAGTTTGGAAAATGCAGGTTTAAAAACCAAAGTAGCTATTGGAGCCAAACTAAGTACCAATGCCATTGCTGTTACAGGTGTGAAAATAAGAAACAATGGTAAAGAAAAAGAAACCATGAAAGCTAAACAGGTTGAGCAATTAAAATTTACTTTTAAAATTGGCGAAAACTATGTAGCAGAACGAGGCAGTAAGGATATTTATTTAAAAATTTCATCGCTGGATGGAACAACACTTTATAACCAGGCTACAGGAACGGCTACTTTTAAATTCCAGGGAGAAGAATCGCTTTACAGCCAAAAGAAAACCATTGACTTTACACAAGAAGCACAGGATGTAATTATTTATTGGGCTAAAGGCTCTGAATTTGCATCGGGTAAATACAAAGCTGAATTATTTGCAGAAGGATTTAAAATAGGTAGTGTTGACTTTGAACTAAAATAGTTTAATTACTCAAAATGAAATAAACAAAAGAGGCTGCCAGTGGCAGCCTCTTTTGTTTTATAGTATTGTGTCTAAATATGCTGTAATAATTATCTAACTACAATATTGCCATACCTATCTACTAAATTAGTAAACTGTAGGGTTTGAAAGGCTTGAAAATTGGTTTGTCCCTTTTTCATATCTACAAAAAATTCATTCTTTTCTAATGAATCTTTATTGCTTGTTTCTAAACGTATTTTCTGTGGCCCAACTGGTAAAAACATTCGGGTATAATTAATAGAATATGGCAATAACTGCCAATTTCTGGTATCAGCCTGCTCTGTAAAAGTATTTAATAAATTAAGCGCCAAGCCCGCTCCTTCGTTTTGGTTACGTGCTACTTGCTCTGCAGCTTGTTTTAAAGCCAAGCGTAATACTGCTTCACCTATTTCTTTCAGCATCCTGTCATCTAAGCTTTTATAGGCTATGGCATTAATATCTTCAGCCAAACACAAATCGCTTCTGTTGTTTAAACTATCTACAATTTGTGCTTTGTTATAAAGTGGCACCCGCGTTAAATATTTAGGCCAAGCTACTCTCACAACTTTAAGTCTTGACAAGCTTTTTTTCTCGTCTTCACTACCTACGTAAAAAGGAAAATGCAATCCTAAGTCGGCATTTACAAAATCAACCCAACCGTTTTGTAAAGGTATTATGGCAAAGTTAATGGAGTTCTCATCTTTAACCGGACCTAAACCATTGTTCCAAAAGAAAACCAAAGGAGCGGTTCCTTCAGGCATTGGCTGCACTTTCATATTAAACTCACTTTCGTATTGGCTCACTTCTTCACTAAAATGAATTAGTCGGGCAGTACGCAAAATATCTTTCTTTAATTGCAGAGGAATATCGGTGCCTAACTGGGTAACATAATCTTCTTTGTATATGTTATAAGCATTTCTATAAGCAATAAAAGCATTGTTATAATCTTGTTGTGCATCGTAAATCATACCCAATAAATTATGGGCAAAAGCATCGCGCCTGTACTTGTTTTTATTTTTATATAAATCGTTTACGCGTTGGCTACTTTCTATCATTCTTTTGCAAGCAACCAAGGCATTATCATAATCTCCCAATTGCACAAAATTCATGGTTGAATAATAGTGTATGAGTATTTGCTCAAATGTTTCTCCGTTATAGGTAGTAAAATTGGGATTGGTAAATAAACTTACAAAACTCTCTGCATAGTTTTTTCTAAAATCTTCTACAAAATAGTCCGCTTGCTTAAAGTACAGATTGCTTTCAGTATTTTTTCCATTCATCCAAAGTACAGTGCCTTTGTTTAAATAAAACAGCAAAAGATTGCGTTTAGGTTTTTGCCATTTTTTATCTTTCATCAAGGTTTCCGCTTGATTTAAGTTTCCATTATAAACAGCTTGCATTAAATCATAACTTTTCTGGTAGTAAGTGGTACAAGCACTTAACACCATAGTTATAACTATTGCTACTAATATGACTACTCTAGATTTGATGACTTTGTTATTTAAATGATGGAGATGATTATTTCCTTAAGCAATACTATTTAAGCAAAACAAACACCTTAAACCCAATGATTAATAAGGTGTTTGCTTAGGTCTTTTAATGATTAGTTTTTAACTAATTTTTTAATTTGTTTTTGGCCAATCCAAACTTTTTCATTGCTTTCTAAGTCAGATAATTCAAGGTTTACTTGGTATGCCACTGATTTGCGATTTTTATATTCATCGGTAATTGAAGTAATAACACCGTTCATCATAAAATCAGCTCCTTTTTCTTTACCCCATTTCTTTTTGCTTTCTTCACTGGCAAATGTTTGTTGGTCGTTGCGTTCTTCACGTAATTGATTACGCTCGTCAGCACTTTGCACTACGCTCACACGTCCTTCGTTTATAAAGGCTACTTCCATGTTTTTAATAAACATAGTTGCATCAATATACTCGCTGGTTTTGTTACGGATACTACCTATAATAACAACAGGTTTGCGGTTATGTGTTTTTTCAAAATTAGCAATCCAAGCTCTGGTCAATACGTCTTTAGTCATTTCTTCTGCAACTAATTTACTATCCGTATCGTTCCATCTGCCGCTAATATCAGTTTGAGTATTAGGATCTACTCTTTCAATTTTTCTGTTTCCACATGATGAACTAACCAAAATTCCGGCAATGCTCATTACAATCAATAATTTTTTCATGATTACTTATTTTTAATTTTTCTTCAACATTACAAAATGCTTGCCAAAGTTACACAAACTTTTTGATGAAGAAATTTTCACCTAATTTTTTGGCAATAATTTTGATAAATGAATATTTAGCTATTATTTAGCCAAAGCAAATAAAACTAACATGAAAAAATTAATTATCACACTATTAGCGGCTTTTTCGCTTACTTTCATATACGCACAAGAGCAAAAACAAACTTTACCTGATTTAAATTTAAAAGATGTAAACGGTAAAGTGGTAAATGTAAAAGATTATGCAAAAAAAGGCAAAATTGTAATTATTAGCTTTTGGGCTACTTGGTGTACTCCTTGCAAAAAAGAATTGAACAATATTAACGAACTGTATGACGAATGGAAAACCAAATACGATGTAATTGTGGTGGCTGTTTCTATTGACAATGCAAGAAATGTAATGAAAGTAAAACCATATATTGATGGTCAGGCTTGGCCTTTTGATGTATTGTTGGATGTAAACAGCGATATGATGAGAGCCATGAATGTAGTAAACCCTCCGCATACCTTTTTATTGGATAAAGCGGGCAACGTAGTTTATAGCCATACAGGTTATTTGGAAGGCGATGAATTTGCTTTGGAAGAAAAAATAAAAGCAATCGTTAACAAGTAATTTTAAAAATATTTTGGAAACCAGCTTTTTAACGAAAGCTGGTTTTTTATTTATATAGCCGGGAATGCAAAACTTAGCTTTTTAAAAAAATTGCCCACAGCTATTTGATAGCAAGCTAAACCGATTATTTTTGCAACACTTTTTATAAAACCATAATGAGAGTAATACAATTTAGAGAAGCCCTGCGCGAAGCCATGAACGAGGAAATGCGTAGAGATAAAGACATATTTTTAATTGGCGAAGAGGTTGCTGAATACAACGGTGCCTACAAAGTGAGCCAAGGTATGCTTGAAGAGTTTGGCGAAAAAAGAATTATTGATACACCTATTGCCGAATTAGGTTTTGCAGGAATTGCTGTTGGTGCTGCCATGAATGGTTTGCGTCCAATTGTAGAGTTTATGACTTTCAACTTCTCATTAGTAGCTATTGACCAAGTAATTAACTCTGCTGCTAAAATGTACCAAATGAGTGGTGGGCAATTTAATATGCCTATGGTTTTTAGAGGACCAACTGCCAGTGCAGGTCAATTAGGAGCACAACATAGCCAGGCTTTTGAAAACTGGTATGCTAACTGCCCGGGTTTAAAAGTAGTAGTCCCTTCTAATCCATACGATGCAAAAGGTTTATTAAAAACCGCCATCAGAGATAACGACCCGGTTATTTTTATGGAAAGCGAGCAAATGTATGGCGACAAAGGTGAAGTACCAGAAGAAGAATATTTAATCCC
Coding sequences within:
- a CDS encoding penicillin-binding protein activator LpoB, yielding MKKLLIVMSIAGILVSSSCGNRKIERVDPNTQTDISGRWNDTDSKLVAEEMTKDVLTRAWIANFEKTHNRKPVVIIGSIRNKTSEYIDATMFIKNMEVAFINEGRVSVVQSADERNQLREERNDQQTFASEESKKKWGKEKGADFMMNGVITSITDEYKNRKSVAYQVNLELSDLESNEKVWIGQKQIKKLVKN
- a CDS encoding TlpA disulfide reductase family protein, translating into MKKLIITLLAAFSLTFIYAQEQKQTLPDLNLKDVNGKVVNVKDYAKKGKIVIISFWATWCTPCKKELNNINELYDEWKTKYDVIVVAVSIDNARNVMKVKPYIDGQAWPFDVLLDVNSDMMRAMNVVNPPHTFLLDKAGNVVYSHTGYLEGDEFALEEKIKAIVNK
- a CDS encoding pyruvate dehydrogenase complex E1 component subunit beta — encoded protein: MRVIQFREALREAMNEEMRRDKDIFLIGEEVAEYNGAYKVSQGMLEEFGEKRIIDTPIAELGFAGIAVGAAMNGLRPIVEFMTFNFSLVAIDQVINSAAKMYQMSGGQFNMPMVFRGPTASAGQLGAQHSQAFENWYANCPGLKVVVPSNPYDAKGLLKTAIRDNDPVIFMESEQMYGDKGEVPEEEYLIPIGKAVTKREGTDVTIVSFGKIIKVAYAAAEELAKDGISAEIIDLRTVRPIDYDAIIESVKKTNRLVIVEEAWPLANISTEITYMVQKNAFDYLDAPIRRINTADTPLGYAPTFVEAFLPSVKQIVTAVKDVMYK